A portion of the Chlamydia caviae GPIC genome contains these proteins:
- the sctR gene encoding type III secretion system export apparatus subunit SctR gives MRSIFRTFLCMFILSAPSCFADAYDSSCSSRCNPPQSTELSAIAQPPEVKKTYPQPAFRERVTANDVLPQEHLSAGSFSDTYPDLTTQAIILIFLALSPFLVMLLTSYLKIIITLVLLRNALGVQQTPPSQVLNGIALILSIYVMFPTGVAMYNDARKEIQGNAIPRDLFSAEGAETVFVALNKSKEPLRSFLIRNTPKAQIQSFYKISQKTFPQEIREHMTASDFVIIIPAFIMGQIKNAFEIGVLIYLPFFVIDLVTANVLVAMQMMMLSPLSISLPLKLLLVVMVDGWTLLLQGLMISFK, from the coding sequence ATGCGTTCCATTTTTCGTACTTTCCTTTGTATGTTTATCTTGAGCGCACCGTCATGTTTTGCAGATGCTTACGATTCATCCTGTTCTTCTCGCTGTAACCCCCCTCAATCTACAGAACTGTCGGCAATTGCTCAACCACCTGAGGTCAAGAAAACCTATCCTCAACCGGCTTTCCGAGAGAGGGTAACTGCTAATGATGTGCTTCCTCAAGAGCATCTTTCCGCAGGAAGTTTTTCAGATACGTATCCGGATCTAACAACACAAGCAATTATCTTAATTTTCCTAGCGTTATCGCCTTTCCTGGTGATGTTGCTAACATCGTACTTAAAAATTATCATTACTCTCGTTCTGTTAAGGAACGCTCTGGGAGTTCAGCAGACACCTCCCAGCCAGGTCCTTAACGGCATAGCATTGATTCTTTCTATTTATGTGATGTTCCCTACGGGAGTTGCTATGTACAACGACGCGAGGAAAGAGATACAAGGAAATGCCATTCCTAGAGATTTATTCTCCGCAGAAGGAGCGGAAACTGTTTTCGTAGCATTGAATAAATCTAAAGAACCTTTGCGATCCTTCTTAATACGCAATACGCCAAAAGCTCAGATCCAAAGTTTCTATAAGATTTCTCAAAAAACATTTCCCCAAGAGATCCGTGAGCATATGACAGCTTCGGATTTCGTGATTATTATTCCTGCTTTTATTATGGGGCAGATTAAAAATGCTTTTGAAATTGGCGTTCTAATTTATCTACCGTTTTTTGTGATCGACCTAGTCACAGCAAACGTTTTAGTAGCTATGCAAATGATGATGCTTTCTCCATTATCTATTTCGCTACCCTTAAAATTACTTCTTGTTGTGATGGTGGATGGTTGGACGTTATTACTTCAAGGTCTCATGATTAGCTTTAAATAG
- the sctJ gene encoding type III secretion system inner membrane ring lipoprotein SctJ translates to MFRSSISWCLFFVMTLFCCTSCNSRSLIVHGLPGREANEIVVLLVSKGVAAQKQPQAAASTGGAATEQLWDISVPAPQITEALAILNQAGLPRMKGTSLLDLFAKQGLVPSEMQEKIRYQEGLSEQMASTIRKMDGIVDASVQISFTTDAEDNLPLTASVYIKHRGVLDNPNSIMVSKIKRLVASAVPGLSTENVSVISDRASYSDITINGPWGLSDEIDYVSVWGIILAKSSLGKFRLIFYFLILTLFVISCGLLWVIWKTHTLILSLGGAKGFFDPSPYSKVALEAKKPEEGAGEKKEGAAQPHQEEAEGPKDNAPEEAEGNEENEEV, encoded by the coding sequence ATGTTTCGTAGTTCTATTTCTTGGTGCTTATTCTTTGTAATGACCTTATTTTGCTGTACAAGCTGTAACAGCAGATCGTTAATCGTTCATGGCCTTCCAGGAAGGGAAGCTAATGAGATTGTCGTTCTTCTTGTTAGCAAGGGCGTCGCAGCACAAAAACAACCACAAGCTGCAGCTTCTACAGGAGGCGCTGCTACTGAACAGCTATGGGATATTTCCGTTCCCGCTCCACAAATTACCGAAGCTTTAGCAATTTTAAATCAGGCTGGTCTTCCTCGTATGAAGGGAACAAGCCTCTTAGACCTATTCGCCAAGCAAGGTCTTGTTCCATCAGAAATGCAAGAGAAGATCCGTTATCAAGAAGGTCTTTCCGAGCAAATGGCCTCTACTATTAGAAAGATGGATGGGATTGTAGATGCTAGCGTACAGATCTCTTTCACAACAGACGCTGAAGATAACCTTCCTTTAACAGCCTCAGTGTATATCAAGCATCGTGGAGTTTTAGATAACCCTAATAGCATTATGGTTTCTAAGATCAAACGATTAGTTGCTAGTGCTGTTCCAGGTCTTTCTACAGAAAATGTTTCAGTTATTAGTGACCGCGCTTCTTATAGTGATATTACTATTAATGGTCCTTGGGGATTATCCGATGAAATCGACTACGTTTCCGTATGGGGAATCATCTTGGCGAAATCTTCATTAGGTAAATTCCGTCTTATCTTTTACTTCTTGATACTTACCCTATTCGTGATCTCTTGCGGATTGCTTTGGGTAATTTGGAAAACACATACATTGATTCTTTCCTTAGGTGGAGCTAAAGGTTTCTTCGATCCCTCTCCATATTCTAAAGTTGCCTTAGAAGCTAAGAAACCTGAAGAAGGTGCTGGAGAGAAAAAAGAAGGAGCTGCGCAACCTCATCAAGAGGAAGCAGAAGGTCCTAAAGACAATGCACCAGAGGAAGCAGAAGGAAACGAAGAAAATGAGGAGGTCTAG
- a CDS encoding HrpE/YscL family type III secretion apparatus protein: MKFFSLIFKHDEVAPNKKILSPEAFSALLDAKELLDKIKEDSESYTNETKQECEVLRKEAKDQGFKEGSEQWSSQLAYLEKETHDLRNKVKEALVPLAIASVKKILGKELEIHPEAIVSIIAKALKELTQHKKIIIHVNPKDLPIVEQNRPELKKIVEYADTLIIAPKTDITQGGCVIETEAGIVNAQLDVQLAALEKAFSTILKQQNPVDEAQPKQQAPADEAQGKQE, encoded by the coding sequence ATGAAGTTTTTTAGTTTGATTTTTAAACATGATGAAGTCGCACCGAATAAAAAAATCCTTTCTCCTGAGGCTTTTTCAGCTCTGCTTGACGCTAAAGAACTCTTAGACAAAATAAAAGAAGATAGTGAATCTTACACTAACGAAACAAAACAAGAATGCGAAGTACTTCGTAAAGAAGCTAAAGATCAAGGATTCAAAGAAGGCAGTGAACAATGGAGTTCCCAGCTTGCTTATTTAGAAAAAGAAACCCATGATCTTCGTAATAAGGTTAAGGAAGCTCTTGTTCCTTTAGCGATTGCTAGTGTGAAAAAAATTCTCGGTAAAGAATTAGAAATCCATCCTGAAGCGATAGTCTCTATCATTGCCAAAGCACTAAAAGAGCTTACGCAACATAAAAAAATTATCATTCACGTAAATCCTAAAGATCTTCCCATTGTTGAGCAAAACCGTCCCGAATTGAAAAAAATTGTCGAGTATGCTGACACTTTAATTATTGCCCCCAAAACTGATATTACCCAAGGGGGTTGTGTTATAGAGACAGAAGCTGGTATTGTAAATGCTCAATTGGATGTACAATTAGCTGCTTTAGAAAAAGCGTTCTCTACTATACTAAAACAACAGAATCCTGTAGATGAAGCTCAACCTAAGCAACAAGCACCTGCAGATGAAGCTCAGGGCAAGCAAGAATAA
- the sctS gene encoding type III secretion system export apparatus subunit SctS encodes MITLAASFKSMLFEYSYQSLLLILIISAPPIILASIVGIMVAIFQAATQIQEQTFAFAIKLVVIFGTLMISGGWLSSMIFRFASQIFQNFYKWK; translated from the coding sequence GTGATAACACTTGCTGCAAGCTTTAAATCTATGCTCTTTGAGTATTCATATCAGTCATTGTTACTGATTTTGATTATCTCTGCGCCTCCTATTATCCTTGCTTCTATTGTGGGTATCATGGTTGCCATTTTCCAAGCCGCAACGCAAATCCAGGAGCAAACGTTTGCCTTTGCTATTAAGCTTGTTGTGATTTTTGGGACCTTAATGATTTCTGGAGGATGGTTAAGCAGTATGATTTTCCGTTTTGCCTCTCAAATCTTCCAAAACTTTTATAAATGGAAATAA
- a CDS encoding EscT/YscT/HrcT family type III secretion system export apparatus protein has protein sequence MAISLPELVSVFGSSYLDYILQKPPAYVWSVFLLLLARLLPVFAIVPFLGGKLFPAPIKIGIALSWVAIIFPKVLMNTHIANYLDDDMFYILIVKELCIGTLIGFILSFPFYAAQSAGSFITNQQGIQGLEGATSLISIEQTSPHGIFYHYFVTIVFWLSGGHRIVLTILLQSLEIIPIHKFLPMEMMSLDAPIWITLIKMCQLCLIMTIQLSAPAAVAMLMSDLFLGIINRMAPQVQVIYLLSALKAFMGLLFLTLSWWFIVKQIDYFTLAWFKEAPIILLGSNPKVL, from the coding sequence ATGGCAATCTCTTTACCAGAGCTTGTTTCTGTTTTTGGTTCTTCATATCTTGATTACATATTGCAAAAGCCTCCAGCCTATGTATGGAGTGTTTTTTTGCTTCTTTTAGCTCGATTACTTCCTGTATTTGCTATTGTTCCTTTCCTTGGGGGAAAGCTATTTCCCGCGCCTATTAAAATAGGCATTGCCCTGTCTTGGGTGGCGATTATTTTCCCTAAGGTGCTGATGAACACCCATATCGCAAATTATCTAGATGATGATATGTTCTACATCCTCATTGTTAAAGAGCTTTGCATAGGCACGTTAATAGGTTTTATTCTTTCTTTTCCCTTCTATGCTGCGCAATCTGCAGGATCCTTTATTACCAACCAACAAGGTATTCAGGGGTTAGAAGGAGCTACATCACTAATTTCTATTGAACAAACATCCCCTCATGGGATCTTCTATCACTACTTTGTTACTATAGTTTTCTGGCTTTCTGGAGGACATAGGATCGTTTTAACGATCTTATTGCAATCTCTAGAGATCATTCCTATTCATAAGTTTCTCCCTATGGAGATGATGTCCTTAGACGCACCCATTTGGATAACACTAATCAAAATGTGTCAGCTTTGTCTTATTATGACTATTCAGCTTAGCGCTCCCGCTGCGGTAGCGATGCTCATGTCCGACCTATTCTTAGGAATTATCAATAGGATGGCACCACAGGTGCAGGTTATCTACCTGCTTTCTGCTTTGAAAGCCTTCATGGGTCTATTGTTCCTAACTCTTTCCTGGTGGTTCATAGTCAAACAAATCGACTACTTCACATTAGCATGGTTTAAAGAGGCCCCCATCATCCTTTTAGGATCGAACCCTAAAGTTCTATAA